One stretch of Croceibacterium atlanticum DNA includes these proteins:
- a CDS encoding ABC transporter ATP-binding protein, translating into MRLEAHDLAISLGGKAVVSDASLMLEGGMFLCLLGPNGAGKSTLMAALAGLRRPDAGSVLLDRVPITAIDRRKLARLRAYLPQNPRAEWPISVKRLVALGLTPQLPAFGGLPPAMRNHVARLIEQFDLQDHRNQPATTLSGGELARAMLARALVGDPDILLVDEPLAGLDPRHALESIARLRAQADSGRLVIAALQELTLAARFSTHIAVMREGRIMANGPTAEVLTSRLLHDTFDIDACVNAAGTPAATVDFVPRKRGC; encoded by the coding sequence ATGCGGCTGGAAGCGCACGATCTCGCCATCTCGCTTGGCGGCAAGGCAGTGGTCAGCGATGCTTCGCTCATGCTGGAGGGGGGCATGTTCCTGTGCCTGCTTGGCCCGAACGGCGCCGGTAAATCCACGCTGATGGCCGCGCTGGCCGGACTGCGCCGGCCCGATGCCGGATCGGTCCTGCTGGACCGCGTCCCGATCACGGCAATCGACCGGCGCAAGCTGGCACGCCTGCGGGCCTATCTGCCGCAAAACCCCCGCGCCGAATGGCCTATCTCGGTCAAACGGCTGGTCGCATTGGGGCTGACGCCGCAACTGCCAGCCTTTGGCGGACTGCCGCCTGCCATGCGCAATCATGTGGCCAGGCTTATCGAACAATTCGACCTGCAGGATCACCGGAACCAGCCGGCAACCACCCTGTCCGGCGGTGAACTGGCCCGGGCAATGCTGGCCCGCGCGCTGGTGGGCGATCCCGACATATTGCTGGTGGACGAACCGCTCGCCGGGCTCGATCCGCGCCATGCGCTGGAAAGCATCGCCCGCCTGCGCGCCCAGGCGGATAGCGGCAGGCTGGTGATCGCGGCGCTTCAGGAACTGACGCTGGCGGCCCGTTTCTCCACCCATATCGCCGTGATGCGTGAAGGCCGGATCATGGCAAATGGACCGACCGCCGAAGTGCTTACCTCCCGATTATTGCATGACACATTCGACATAGATGCCTGCGTCAACGCAGCGGGCACGCCTGCCGCCACGGTCGATTTCGTCCCCAGAAAGCGCGGGTGCTGA
- a CDS encoding sulfite exporter TauE/SafE family protein — MFEFIAELSFADIAPFILVGFAAQIVDGALGMAFGVISQTMLVSLLGVPPATASASVHLVEVFTTATSGASHIWHRNIDWALFRRLAPFGIIGGVAGAYALSSVDASAARPFVMLYLAGVGVYLLVRAIRLSRPKFEDPKYTRPLAAAGGFLDAAGGGGWGPVVTSNLLVQGGDPRTTIGTVNTTEFLLTLSISITFIATLGFAAFTVATVGLIIGGMIAAPIGAVLVKRIRPRALLLAVSAVLIATSLFSLGRAWAIF, encoded by the coding sequence ATGTTCGAATTTATTGCCGAGCTGTCTTTCGCCGATATCGCGCCCTTCATCCTGGTCGGCTTTGCGGCGCAGATCGTGGACGGGGCGCTGGGTATGGCCTTCGGGGTCATATCGCAGACCATGCTGGTCAGCCTTCTGGGCGTGCCGCCGGCCACGGCATCGGCCAGCGTGCATCTGGTGGAAGTCTTCACCACCGCCACATCGGGGGCGAGCCATATCTGGCATCGCAATATCGACTGGGCCTTGTTCCGGCGGCTGGCCCCCTTCGGCATAATCGGGGGCGTCGCCGGGGCATATGCGCTGTCCAGCGTGGATGCTTCGGCGGCGCGGCCTTTCGTGATGCTCTATCTGGCGGGTGTGGGCGTCTATCTGCTGGTGCGGGCAATCAGGCTCAGCCGGCCGAAATTCGAAGATCCGAAATATACCCGCCCGCTGGCGGCTGCGGGCGGCTTCCTCGATGCAGCGGGCGGCGGCGGGTGGGGGCCAGTGGTGACTTCCAACCTGCTGGTCCAGGGCGGGGATCCACGCACCACGATCGGCACGGTCAATACGACAGAGTTTCTCCTTACCCTGTCGATTTCCATCACCTTCATCGCGACGCTGGGGTTTGCGGCTTTTACCGTTGCAACTGTCGGCCTGATAATCGGCGGCATGATCGCGGCCCCGATCGGTGCGGTTCTGGTGAAGCGGATCAGGCCGCGCGCCTTGTTGCTGGCCGTGTCCGCCGTGCTGATCGCCACCAGCCTTTTCAGTCTCGGGCGGGCCTGGGCGATCTTCTAG
- a CDS encoding ABC transporter substrate-binding protein translates to MLVPPDRIASVTYLAHDAVEVLMPGADRGLRTNRGTAEDLVRDRPDLILTNPWAAQQMNRLAEKVGAPMVEIGSASNFEDIRRITRQAGAAVGEPERAEELIAAMDRDLAELGATSPAEPMRVVAWNGDGSVPGKGTLTDAIIRAAGAENVAATMPDSRFSTYGMEELLLARPDAILRGNSTYDQPSLRETANEHPLIRKAFAGRQIAYPASLYGCGLPISTKAAQQLRDALETVPEGPVRW, encoded by the coding sequence ATGCTGGTGCCGCCAGATCGCATCGCATCCGTTACCTATCTTGCCCATGATGCAGTCGAAGTGCTGATGCCGGGCGCAGATCGCGGGCTGCGGACCAATCGCGGCACGGCGGAAGATCTGGTGCGCGATCGGCCGGACCTGATCCTGACCAATCCCTGGGCAGCGCAGCAGATGAACCGTCTGGCAGAAAAAGTCGGGGCGCCGATGGTCGAAATCGGTTCGGCCAGTAATTTCGAGGATATTCGCCGCATCACCAGGCAGGCCGGGGCCGCCGTGGGGGAACCCGAACGCGCCGAAGAACTGATTGCGGCGATGGACCGCGATCTTGCCGAATTGGGCGCCACCTCCCCGGCAGAACCGATGCGCGTGGTGGCCTGGAACGGCGATGGCTCCGTCCCCGGCAAGGGCACGCTGACGGATGCAATCATTCGCGCGGCAGGGGCGGAAAACGTGGCTGCGACCATGCCCGACAGCCGCTTTTCCACATATGGAATGGAAGAATTGCTGCTCGCCCGCCCGGATGCAATCCTGCGCGGCAACAGCACCTATGACCAGCCATCGCTGCGCGAAACGGCAAACGAGCACCCACTGATCCGCAAGGCCTTTGCCGGCCGCCAGATAGCTTATCCCGCCTCTCTCTATGGCTGCGGCCTGCCCATCTCCACCAAGGCGGCGCAGCAATTGCGCGACGCGCTGGAAACTGTCCCGGAAGGCCCGGTTCGGTGGTGA
- a CDS encoding RrF2 family transcriptional regulator, whose product MLSQKTRYAIRAMQHLADHYGKGPVQLAEISQVQNIPAKFLTVILSELTRFGLVESQRGKDGGYWLAIAPVDITYGDLIRVMRGSLALVPCASRFAHEKCKNCVEEGECRTRALMLEVRDRTAEILDSIRLSDAIDPAPPFDESTQL is encoded by the coding sequence GTGCTTTCGCAGAAGACCCGCTATGCCATCCGTGCGATGCAGCACCTTGCCGACCATTATGGCAAGGGGCCGGTGCAACTTGCCGAAATCAGCCAGGTGCAGAACATACCGGCCAAGTTCCTCACCGTCATCCTGTCCGAACTGACCCGTTTCGGCTTGGTGGAATCGCAGCGCGGCAAGGATGGCGGATACTGGCTCGCCATTGCCCCGGTCGATATCACCTATGGCGATCTCATTCGCGTGATGCGTGGTTCGCTGGCACTGGTGCCTTGTGCCAGCCGTTTTGCGCATGAAAAATGCAAGAATTGCGTCGAAGAAGGGGAATGCCGCACGCGCGCGCTGATGCTGGAAGTGCGCGACAGGACGGCGGAGATACTCGATTCCATCCGCCTGTCCGATGCGATCGATCCGGCACCGCCATTTGACGAGAGCACCCAGCTTTAA
- a CDS encoding YezD family protein has protein sequence MPTDHQATGIESHAAEPLRVVVGALAQMRYGTIQLTVHDGKVTQVDVTERQRFAG, from the coding sequence ATGCCAACCGACCATCAGGCGACCGGTATTGAGAGCCACGCGGCAGAGCCGCTCCGGGTCGTTGTCGGCGCTCTGGCGCAAATGCGCTACGGCACGATCCAGCTGACCGTACATGACGGCAAGGTGACGCAAGTAGACGTGACCGAACGCCAACGCTTCGCAGGCTGA
- a CDS encoding FecCD family ABC transporter permease, which translates to MKRFSRWAIAVLLLILSILLSLVVGRVWLEPSALLAGMLDPKPNLPWLILYELRMPRTVLALMVGATLGLSGAVLQGLLRNPLAEPGLLGVSAGAALGAVIAIYFGLSAAFALATPLLGICGALAAAALTLTFGRGGTLTMILAGAAVSGLMGAGLSLALNFAPSPYAAYELTVWLLGSLTDRSWPQVGLALPFMLAGWLCLVLTIRDIDALSLGEAQAESLGIHIARTRLLALAGTALSVGAATAVTGAIGFVGLVAPHLVRPFVGHQPSRVLLPAALFGAILLLLADVATRLIPTAQELKLGVLTSLAGTPFFFWLVLRLKRMSP; encoded by the coding sequence GTGAAGCGTTTTTCCAGGTGGGCGATCGCCGTCCTGCTGCTGATCCTCAGCATCCTGCTGTCGCTGGTGGTCGGCCGGGTATGGCTGGAACCTTCCGCCCTGCTCGCCGGGATGCTGGACCCGAAGCCGAACCTGCCCTGGCTGATCCTGTATGAATTGCGGATGCCGCGCACGGTGCTGGCGCTAATGGTCGGCGCGACGCTCGGCCTGTCGGGCGCGGTGCTGCAGGGCCTGCTGCGCAATCCGCTGGCGGAACCGGGCCTGCTCGGCGTTTCCGCGGGTGCGGCACTGGGCGCGGTGATCGCCATCTATTTCGGGCTGTCCGCCGCCTTCGCACTGGCGACACCGCTGCTGGGCATTTGCGGGGCCCTGGCGGCAGCGGCGCTGACCCTGACATTCGGGCGCGGGGGCACGCTGACCATGATCCTGGCAGGGGCTGCGGTATCCGGCCTGATGGGGGCCGGGCTCAGTCTCGCACTCAATTTCGCGCCCAGTCCCTATGCCGCCTATGAACTGACCGTCTGGCTGCTGGGATCGCTGACCGATCGAAGCTGGCCGCAGGTCGGGCTTGCCTTGCCGTTCATGCTGGCAGGCTGGCTCTGCCTGGTGCTGACCATCCGCGATATAGATGCGCTTTCCCTGGGGGAGGCGCAGGCCGAAAGCCTCGGCATTCATATCGCCCGCACCCGCCTGCTCGCTCTGGCGGGCACAGCCCTGTCGGTCGGCGCGGCAACGGCCGTTACCGGGGCGATCGGGTTCGTCGGGCTGGTCGCGCCCCATCTGGTGCGGCCCTTTGTCGGCCACCAGCCCAGCCGGGTATTGCTGCCCGCCGCGCTCTTCGGCGCGATCCTGCTGCTATTGGCCGATGTCGCCACGCGGCTGATCCCCACAGCGCAGGAACTGAAACTGGGCGTATTGACCAGCCTTGCCGGAACGCCCTTCTTCTTCTGGCTGGTGCTGCGGCTGAAACGGATGTCGCCCTGA
- a CDS encoding TonB-dependent receptor, whose amino-acid sequence MHSIFLRRLAAATAIIFPLAAQGQEAKEALPPAASPEASVGDPILVTARRRAETAQNIPLAISVIGSDRIDNTGSFNVGRLQQLTPALNFYSSNPRNSAVNIRGIGVPFGLTNDGFDQGVGIYVDDVYYSRIASATFDFLDVAQIEVLRGPQGTLYGKNTTAGAINITTRQPTFTLEGNSEISIGNLGFRQAKASVSGPLGETVAARIAVSGTGRHGTIRNIATGNRINEQDNIGLRGQILWQPADRLDLTLAGDFSTQNPECCGTVFVRTGATQRAAARQFEALAAAQDYILPSRNPFDRVTDVDADLNAGNEIGGVSLRARLDLGEGELTSISAWRYWDWLPANDRDYIGLPITTLSQNPSQQEQFTQEFRYNRTGKALDLLLGAFAFHQQVRTQGSQAQGPTASRWLINPANPLSQDPTVLDGLTATNDIRLDNTSLAFFGQVSWHVTDALTIQPGFRVNHDRKKGLYESVVTNGDGQLVTFASADPRIVAQRGVLSPQRFEPAFSDWNASYDLTVSYEVSPDFLVYGTYARSFKPGGVNLNGVPNDDAGNPILEVGSVAPEKVNHFELGLKAQGWDRRLTFNLAAFRTDIADYQALVVNGQIGVLRGYLANAESVRTQGIEWDIAIRPSRRFNAYLSGAYTDATYRRFSDAPCPPELSGGTTVPDGGSPSAPGTPGGFSPANCDISGQRLPGVSEWALSFGAEANAPARLFGETGEIYLGYDGSWRSDFSSNASPSRYTWVNGYSLSNFRAGYRSDAGFEIFGWLRNAFDQNYFEQLSVPSGNTGLIVGQPGDPRTYGFTIQHRF is encoded by the coding sequence ATGCATTCGATTTTCCTGCGGCGTCTTGCCGCTGCAACCGCCATTATCTTCCCTCTCGCCGCACAGGGGCAGGAAGCGAAGGAGGCACTGCCCCCCGCCGCTTCTCCTGAAGCATCTGTCGGTGACCCGATCCTTGTCACGGCGCGGCGGCGTGCAGAAACTGCGCAGAACATTCCGCTGGCGATCTCCGTCATCGGGTCCGACCGGATCGACAATACGGGTTCGTTCAATGTCGGGCGTCTGCAACAGCTTACGCCGGCGCTGAATTTCTATTCGTCCAATCCGCGCAATTCGGCGGTCAATATACGAGGGATCGGCGTGCCCTTCGGTCTGACCAATGACGGTTTCGACCAGGGCGTGGGTATCTATGTCGACGATGTTTATTATTCGCGCATCGCATCGGCCACTTTCGACTTCCTGGACGTGGCGCAGATCGAAGTGCTTCGCGGTCCGCAGGGCACGCTTTACGGCAAGAACACCACGGCAGGCGCGATCAACATAACCACGCGCCAGCCGACCTTCACGCTGGAAGGCAATTCCGAAATATCCATCGGCAATCTCGGCTTCAGGCAGGCCAAGGCCTCTGTTTCCGGGCCGCTGGGCGAAACGGTGGCCGCGCGCATCGCCGTTTCGGGCACTGGCCGCCACGGCACGATCCGCAATATCGCCACGGGCAACCGTATCAATGAACAGGACAATATCGGCCTGCGAGGGCAAATATTGTGGCAACCGGCCGACCGGCTGGACCTGACATTGGCGGGCGATTTCAGCACGCAGAATCCCGAATGCTGCGGCACGGTCTTCGTTCGCACCGGCGCCACGCAAAGGGCGGCGGCACGCCAGTTTGAAGCGCTTGCCGCGGCTCAGGACTATATCCTGCCCAGCCGCAATCCCTTCGACCGCGTGACCGATGTGGATGCCGATCTGAACGCCGGGAACGAGATCGGGGGCGTTTCCCTGCGTGCGCGGCTGGATCTGGGCGAAGGAGAGCTGACGTCGATAAGTGCGTGGCGATACTGGGATTGGCTGCCGGCGAATGACCGCGACTATATCGGTCTGCCGATAACCACGCTGTCGCAAAACCCTTCGCAGCAGGAACAGTTCACGCAGGAGTTCCGCTACAACCGGACTGGAAAGGCGCTGGACCTGTTGCTGGGCGCCTTTGCCTTCCACCAGCAGGTGCGCACCCAGGGATCGCAAGCGCAAGGCCCGACCGCGTCCCGCTGGCTCATCAATCCTGCGAACCCCCTGTCGCAGGATCCGACCGTGCTGGACGGGCTGACCGCCACCAATGATATCCGGCTCGATAATACCAGCCTCGCCTTTTTCGGGCAGGTCAGCTGGCATGTGACCGATGCCTTGACCATCCAGCCCGGTTTCCGCGTCAATCATGACCGGAAGAAGGGCCTGTATGAGAGCGTGGTGACCAATGGCGATGGTCAGCTCGTCACTTTCGCCAGCGCCGATCCGCGCATCGTCGCCCAGCGCGGAGTGCTCTCCCCGCAGCGTTTCGAACCCGCATTCAGCGACTGGAACGCCAGTTACGACCTGACCGTGAGCTATGAGGTGTCGCCCGATTTCCTGGTTTACGGCACTTATGCGCGCAGTTTCAAACCCGGCGGGGTCAACCTAAACGGCGTGCCCAATGACGATGCCGGCAATCCTATCCTCGAGGTCGGCTCTGTCGCGCCCGAAAAGGTCAATCATTTCGAGCTGGGACTGAAAGCGCAGGGCTGGGACAGGCGCTTGACGTTCAACCTCGCGGCATTCCGCACGGACATAGCGGATTATCAGGCGCTGGTGGTGAACGGCCAGATCGGCGTGTTGCGCGGCTATCTCGCCAATGCCGAAAGCGTGCGGACCCAGGGGATCGAATGGGATATCGCCATCAGGCCGAGCCGGCGCTTCAACGCTTATCTCAGTGGTGCCTATACGGATGCGACATATCGCCGCTTCTCCGATGCGCCATGCCCGCCCGAACTTTCCGGCGGGACTACCGTGCCCGATGGCGGATCGCCCAGCGCGCCGGGAACGCCCGGCGGGTTCAGCCCTGCCAATTGCGATATTTCGGGGCAGCGCCTGCCCGGCGTTTCCGAATGGGCGCTGTCCTTCGGGGCGGAAGCGAATGCTCCTGCACGTTTGTTCGGTGAAACGGGTGAAATCTATCTCGGATATGATGGAAGCTGGCGTTCTGATTTCTCGTCCAACGCCAGCCCGTCGCGATATACCTGGGTAAACGGATATTCCCTTTCCAATTTCCGCGCGGGATACCGATCCGATGCAGGGTTCGAGATATTCGGCTGGCTGCGCAACGCGTTCGACCAGAACTATTTTGAACAGCTTTCGGTGCCGTCCGGAAATACCGGCCTGATCGTCGGCCAGCCCGGCGATCCCCGTACCTACGGCTTCACGATCCAGCATCGTTTCTGA